A DNA window from Castanea sativa cultivar Marrone di Chiusa Pesio chromosome 7, ASM4071231v1 contains the following coding sequences:
- the LOC142644630 gene encoding uncharacterized protein LOC142644630 — MAEDFVKAVEDGLKLAKRVYGGKAAPPRPVAPMGKSPAATTEGLPTAVMVYAVINDPAMVDNPDIPSYQPHVYGRMDPPALIPLQMNGVELEVDCYLDTAFVRVSGSWRVHCVMGSRSCDCLIAIPMGEQGSILGVAADVLGKSYHTQLIATEDGDGTAKAARAGDWGFLKPHIFTLSIPQVDGGSNLSIKISWSQKLLYSDGELFLNVPFTFPEYVTPLVKKLPKKEKIQLNVNAGTGTQVLCKKISHPLKEKRRQVGNLGFFYESEVLSWSSTDFSFSFTVSSSHIFGSVLLQSPSLDDNDQREIFCVYLFPGNQKSRKVFRKDIVFVVDISGSMRGKPIDDTKDALFAALSKLDPQDSFSIIAFNGETYLFSTSLELATNEAVERAIEWISMNFVAGGATNILHPLNTAMEMLSHVRGSVPIIFLVTDGAVEDERHICDTMKNYLRDGRPICPRIFTFGIGSFCNHYFLRMLATIGRGQYDAAYDIDSVEFRMQRLFTRALSPIFSNITVDILDDLNEVEVYPFHIPDLSSESPLTVSGRYRGNFPDTIKAKGVLADLSNYMIDLKVEKAKDIPIDRVFAKEQIELLTAQAWLSENKQLEEKVAKMSIQTAVASEYTHMVLCEIVGGKTAKESSGVKEKTVDPKGQKMIILGSLCIGFGNLTATADNKPPGSEEPKLPEAAEIFIKATSNCCASLCNHCCCMCGIQFCSQMNNQSAIVLTQLCTALACFGCFECCANVCCSGSDGR; from the exons ATGGCTGAGGATTTTGTGAAAGCTGTGGAAGATGGGTTGAAGCTAGCAAAGCGCGTGTACGGAGGGAAGGCGGCGCCGCCGAGGCCGGTGGCGCCGATGGGAAAGTCTCCGGCGGCGACGACAGAGGGTCTGCCGACGGCGGTGATGGTTTACGCGGTGATAAATGACCCGGCGATGGTGGACAATCCGGACATACCGAGCTACCAGCCACACGTGTATGGGAGGATGGACCCGCCGGCGCTGATTCCGTTGCAGATGAACGGAGTTGAGCTGGAGGTTGATTGTTATCTGGACACTGCGTTCGTTAGAGTTTCTGGGTCGTGGAGAGTGCACTGTGTTATGGGAAGCAGAAGCTGTGACTGTCTTATAGCTATCCCCATGGGAGAACAG GGTTCAATTCTAGGTGTTGCGGCTGATGTGCTTGGAAAGTCATACCATACTCAACTCATTGCAACGGAAGACGGAGATGGGACAGCAAAAGCAGCTCGAGCTGGTGATTGGGGCTTTTTAAAACCCCACATATTTACCTTATCAATTCCACAG GTTGATGGGGGTTCCAATCTgtcaataaaaattagttggtCTCAGAAACTTTTATATAGTGACGGGGAGTTATTCTTGAATGTACCATTTACTTTCCCCGAGTATGTCACTCCTCTTGTAAAGAAACttccaaaaaaagagaagatacAACTAAACGTGAATGCTGGTACTGGAACTCAAGTTTTGTGCAAGAAAATTAGTCATCCTTTAAAG GAAAAAAGGCGCCAGGTAGGAAACTTGGGCTTCTTCTATGAATCAGAAGTTCTCTCATGGTCAAGTACTGATTTTAGTTTCTCCTTCACT GTCTCTTCAAGTCATATATTTGGCAGTGTGCTCTTGCAATCTCCGTCTTTGGATGACAATGATCAAAGAGAGATATTTTGTGTCTATCTTTTTCCGGGAAATCAGAAAAGTAGGAAG GTGTTCAGAAAGGATatagtttttgttgttgatataaGTGGAAGCATGCGGGGAAAGCCAATTGATGACACAAAGGATGCACTATTTGCGGCCCTGTCTAAGCTTGATCCACAGGATTCATTTAGCATTATAGCTTTTAATGGAGAGACTTATCTGTTTTCAACATCACTGGAATTGGCAACCAATGAAGCTGTTGAAAGGGCCATTGAATGGATAAGCATGAACTTTGTAGCTGGGGGTGCTACAAACATTTTACATCCCCTGAACACA GCAATGGAGATGCTATCCCATGTCCGGGGTTCAGTTCCCATCATCTTTCTAGTTACTGATGGGGCTGTAGAGGATGAGAGACACATTTGTGATACAATGAAAAATTATCTAAGAGATGGAAGACCAATATGTCCACGTATTTTCACTTTTGGAATAG GTTCATTCTGCAACCATTATTTCCTGCGAATGCTTGCAACAATTGGCAGGGGCCAATATGATGCTGCTTATGATATAG ATTCTGTTGAATTCCGAATGCAAAGATTGTTTACCAGAGCTTTGTCtcccattttttcaaatataaccGTGGACATTTTGGATGATCTCAATGAAGTTGAG GTGTATCCTTTTCATATTCCAGATCTTTCGTCTGAGAGTCCATTGACTGTATCTGGCAGATACCGGGGAAATTTTCCGGACACTATTAAAGCTAAAGGTGTCTTGGCTGATTTGAGTAATTATATGATAGACTTGAAAGTAGAAAAAGCAAAGGACATACCTATTGACAGG GTGTTTGCAAAAGAACAGATAGAACTACTTACAGCTCAGGCGTGGCTTTCAGAAAATAAACAGCTTGAGGAAAAG GTTGCAAAAATGAGCATACAGACTGCTGTTGCGTCTGAATATACCCATATGGTCCTATGTGAGATAGTAGGAGGAAAGACAGCCAAAGAATCATCTGGGGTAAAAGAG AAAACTGTAGACCCTAAAGGCCAGAAAATGATAATCCTGGGAAGCCTTTGCATTGGCTTTGGCAACTTGACTGCAACTGCTGATAATAAACCTCCAGGGTCTGAAGAACCAAAATTACCTGAAGCAGCCGAAATATTCATCAAGGCAACTTCAAATTGTTGTGCCAGTTTGTGTAATCACTGCTGTTGCATGTGCGGCATCCAGTTTTGTTCCCAGATGAATAACCAATCTGCAATCGTGTTAACGCAGCTTTGTACTGCTCTAGCGTGTTTTGGCTGCTTTGAGTGTTGTGCAAATGTTTGCTGTTCTGGAAGTGATGGGCGATAA